A single window of Cytobacillus dafuensis DNA harbors:
- a CDS encoding sigma-70 family RNA polymerase sigma factor — protein MKRDEHALLQVLEAYEDAMYRTAFAYLKNEHDAIEAIQETTYRCYKKIHTLKEPRYVGTWLVRILLNVCHDMHKRKRRIELRETLEVEGQYYDSPKLEIVEAISQLPHEQQQLIYLKYFQDMKNIEIASAQNIPEGTVKSRLHTALRKLRHYFSERREF, from the coding sequence ATGAAAAGGGATGAGCACGCTCTTTTACAAGTGCTAGAAGCATATGAAGATGCAATGTATCGGACCGCGTTTGCTTATTTAAAAAATGAGCATGATGCGATTGAAGCCATTCAAGAAACGACTTACAGATGCTATAAAAAAATTCATACGCTTAAAGAGCCACGTTATGTCGGAACATGGCTCGTTCGAATATTGCTCAATGTGTGCCACGATATGCATAAAAGAAAAAGGCGTATTGAGCTGCGGGAAACGTTGGAGGTTGAAGGACAGTACTATGATTCTCCCAAGCTAGAGATTGTTGAAGCGATTTCGCAATTGCCTCATGAACAGCAGCAATTAATTTATTTAAAATATTTTCAGGATATGAAAAATATTGAGATTGCGAGCGCGCAAAATATTCCTGAAGGAACCGTTAAATCTAGGCTGCACACAGCACTTCGGAAGCTGCGCCATTATTTTAGCGAGAGGAGGGAATTTTAA
- a CDS encoding DUF4179 domain-containing protein: MNEKEYTTLKDELNSIPVPKEALSYARTNGLKKGQSERRNRKRWTGTFAVTAALILLFITTIRVSPAFAQAVAKIPGFAPLVEMIAYDKGVEDILKNDYYEGLIISETKNNLTFTLLGIIADESGMIINYELDAPFEIHDLDTKGVEIRQNNKDLEAGLTYSWPDKEPTNHIEEIIEVTSNENINYTNPNFELSISFKDEHETTFNIPFTLQKKIAESKYYKLDQTVEIDEQKFTVKSLRISPLRAKLDIAIDPANTMQILQMKSMRLLDEKGEVWGTITNGFTGFGGMRDPEASLFFQSNYFREPKSLTLQINYIQALPKGKDYIEVDFLKKKVLYIPDNVDVNINIDSYDTIRANYKTEEENHFYQMFFQAVDAKGEAVDSNGFSHSNRDGMAESTYTFDISNKTNPIRIYFNSYENYLKGSATVSIPLE; the protein is encoded by the coding sequence ATGAATGAGAAAGAATACACCACTTTAAAAGATGAGCTTAATTCGATTCCTGTTCCGAAAGAAGCACTCTCCTATGCGAGGACAAACGGGCTAAAGAAAGGACAAAGTGAAAGACGTAATCGCAAAAGATGGACAGGAACGTTTGCAGTTACAGCCGCTCTTATCCTACTCTTTATTACAACAATCCGCGTATCCCCTGCTTTTGCTCAGGCAGTTGCGAAAATACCAGGCTTTGCTCCACTCGTTGAAATGATTGCTTATGATAAAGGGGTGGAGGATATTTTAAAAAATGATTATTATGAAGGGCTTATTATATCGGAAACAAAAAATAATTTAACGTTTACATTACTCGGCATTATTGCGGATGAATCAGGCATGATTATTAACTACGAGCTTGATGCCCCATTCGAGATTCATGACCTTGACACGAAAGGCGTTGAGATTAGACAAAATAATAAAGATCTAGAAGCTGGATTAACATATAGTTGGCCTGATAAAGAGCCGACAAATCATATAGAAGAGATCATAGAGGTAACCTCTAATGAAAATATCAACTACACAAATCCAAATTTCGAATTATCCATTTCCTTTAAAGACGAGCATGAGACAACCTTCAACATTCCTTTTACTTTGCAAAAGAAAATCGCAGAAAGTAAATATTACAAATTGGATCAAACGGTAGAAATCGATGAGCAAAAATTTACGGTAAAATCGCTAAGGATTTCTCCGCTTCGCGCAAAGCTTGATATCGCCATCGATCCTGCAAACACCATGCAAATTTTGCAAATGAAAAGCATGCGTTTATTGGATGAGAAAGGCGAAGTATGGGGTACGATTACAAACGGATTTACAGGCTTTGGAGGTATGCGAGATCCAGAAGCATCACTATTCTTTCAAAGCAACTATTTTAGAGAACCAAAAAGCTTGACGTTGCAAATCAATTATATTCAGGCATTGCCAAAAGGAAAGGATTATATCGAAGTTGATTTTCTAAAGAAGAAAGTTCTCTATATTCCCGACAATGTAGATGTAAATATTAACATTGATAGTTATGATACAATTCGTGCTAACTATAAGACGGAAGAAGAAAATCATTTCTATCAAATGTTTTTCCAAGCGGTCGATGCAAAAGGAGAGGCTGTTGATTCTAATGGTTTTAGCCATAGCAATAGAGATGGGATGGCAGAATCAACCTACACATTTGACATAAGCAATAAAACAAATCCAATTCGGATTTATTTCAATAGCTACGAAAATTATTTAAAGGGATCTGCGACTGTGAGTATTCCCCTAGAGTAG
- a CDS encoding Ger(x)C family spore germination protein — protein sequence MSRKIILCLVILIMVISGCDAAPIEDLSVSLILGLDLDENDQLLVYMSSPVFNKEAKEKEEVYEVKTFSLRQSREKFDSRVMGLTVGSKTQIFLLGKRLLESKDWFNYIDPFFRDPKNTASARIVAVDGAVSDVIFAKPNDKPRLPLYLTNLIDTTAKRNLVKRTNLQDFRRQIKDKGRTPWIPEIKKDKRIEITGSALLSQSGNNKLSISLDENQLLTILEGKKKKDYSILVPVSLKSMQTSKPYMSFTIPNMKVKKKVVYNGRFIYDIDVKIKIAITEQLFAIDLEKESAQLEKSISKELKKEFSQLIRKIQKAQIDPLGLGLYARAYTYPEWKKVQDQWGETLEKAKINIHVNTEIKSIGTIR from the coding sequence ATGAGCAGAAAAATAATTTTATGCCTTGTCATTCTTATCATGGTAATATCCGGGTGTGATGCAGCACCAATCGAGGATTTGAGCGTTTCCTTAATATTAGGTCTCGATTTGGATGAAAATGACCAATTGTTAGTGTATATGTCAAGCCCTGTATTTAATAAGGAGGCAAAAGAAAAGGAGGAAGTGTATGAAGTTAAAACATTTTCTCTCCGGCAATCCCGAGAAAAATTTGATTCCAGAGTAATGGGCTTAACCGTAGGAAGTAAAACGCAAATTTTTTTATTGGGAAAACGCCTTCTTGAATCGAAAGATTGGTTTAACTATATCGATCCTTTTTTTAGAGATCCCAAAAATACAGCAAGCGCCCGAATCGTAGCCGTAGACGGGGCCGTATCCGATGTTATTTTTGCCAAACCTAACGATAAACCCCGCCTTCCGTTGTATCTTACGAATTTAATCGATACTACTGCCAAGAGGAATCTTGTGAAAAGAACGAACCTTCAGGATTTCCGCAGACAAATAAAGGATAAAGGGAGAACTCCTTGGATCCCCGAAATAAAAAAGGATAAAAGAATTGAAATAACCGGATCTGCACTACTTTCACAATCAGGCAATAATAAATTATCGATATCACTAGATGAAAATCAATTGTTAACCATTTTAGAAGGAAAGAAAAAAAAGGATTATTCCATTCTGGTACCTGTTTCTTTAAAATCCATGCAAACTAGTAAACCGTATATGAGTTTCACAATACCAAATATGAAGGTGAAGAAAAAGGTGGTCTATAATGGGCGGTTTATATATGATATAGATGTAAAAATAAAAATTGCGATCACAGAACAACTTTTCGCAATTGATTTAGAAAAAGAGTCTGCCCAGCTTGAAAAAAGCATTTCTAAAGAGCTTAAGAAAGAATTCAGCCAGTTGATCCGTAAAATCCAAAAGGCTCAAATTGACCCATTAGGGCTCGGTCTGTATGCCAGAGCCTACACCTATCCAGAATGGAAAAAAGTTCAGGATCAATGGGGGGAAACTTTAGAAAAAGCAAAAATAAACATCCATGTAAACACAGAAATTAAGAGCATAGGAACAATACGTTAA
- the sstT gene encoding serine/threonine transporter SstT, with the protein MKSLLKKWNQISLVKQIIVGLIIGIALALAIPETAKPIVIFGSLFVGALKAIAPVLVLFLVMSAIAQHKSGQKTNMKSVIILYLLGTFLAGLIAVIVSFIFPVSLTLVKGAEGVTPPSGVVEVLKTLLMNIVDNPVKAIFNGNYIGILAWAILLGLALRNAADSTKTMISNFSDAISKMVTWVIKLAPLGIMGLVFESITTNGLDALLSYGKLLIVLIGCMLFVALVVNPIIVYMYIRQNPFPLVFKCIKESGITAFFTRSSAANIPVNMRLCKELGLNKDSYSVSIPLGATINMGGAAVTISVLTLAAVNTLGIQVDLPTAIILSVLSAVCACGASGVAGGSLLLIPLACSLFGIPADVAMQVVGVGFIIGVLQDSFETALNSSTDVLFTAAAEYKEWRKEGKKIDIKKIA; encoded by the coding sequence ATGAAAAGCTTACTGAAAAAGTGGAACCAAATAAGCCTAGTAAAACAGATAATCGTAGGTTTGATTATTGGTATTGCCCTGGCTTTAGCGATCCCAGAAACAGCAAAACCGATTGTCATTTTTGGCTCTTTATTTGTAGGTGCATTGAAAGCAATTGCACCAGTACTCGTACTGTTTTTGGTAATGTCGGCCATCGCTCAGCACAAGAGTGGTCAAAAAACGAATATGAAATCCGTTATCATACTTTATCTTTTAGGAACTTTTTTAGCTGGATTGATTGCCGTTATTGTTAGCTTTATTTTCCCTGTAAGTTTAACTCTTGTAAAGGGTGCTGAGGGTGTGACGCCTCCTAGCGGTGTTGTGGAGGTTCTTAAAACATTGCTGATGAATATTGTAGATAACCCAGTGAAGGCCATTTTTAATGGGAACTATATCGGTATTTTAGCTTGGGCGATTCTCCTTGGTTTGGCTTTAAGAAATGCTGCTGATTCGACAAAAACGATGATTTCTAATTTTTCTGATGCGATTTCCAAAATGGTTACATGGGTAATTAAGCTTGCACCATTAGGAATTATGGGTCTAGTATTTGAGTCTATTACGACTAATGGATTGGATGCCTTACTAAGCTATGGGAAATTACTTATCGTATTAATTGGTTGTATGCTCTTCGTGGCGCTGGTTGTCAATCCAATCATTGTGTATATGTATATTAGACAAAACCCATTCCCACTTGTGTTTAAGTGCATAAAGGAAAGCGGTATTACAGCGTTCTTTACACGCAGCTCTGCTGCAAATATTCCTGTAAATATGAGATTATGTAAAGAACTTGGTTTGAATAAGGATAGTTATTCCGTATCTATTCCCTTAGGGGCAACCATCAACATGGGTGGTGCAGCGGTTACTATTTCTGTCTTGACCCTTGCTGCGGTTAATACTCTTGGGATTCAAGTCGATCTTCCTACAGCTATCATTCTTAGCGTATTGTCAGCTGTATGTGCTTGTGGTGCTTCTGGGGTTGCTGGTGGATCCTTATTACTGATTCCTCTAGCGTGCAGCTTATTTGGAATCCCAGCTGATGTTGCTATGCAGGTAGTTGGAGTAGGCTTTATCATTGGTGTTCTACAAGACTCTTTTGAAACAGCACTTAACTCATCCACAGACGTACTTTTCACAGCAGCAGCTGAATATAAAGAGTGGCGTAAAGAAGGAAAAAAAATCGATATTAAGAAAATTGCATAA
- a CDS encoding GerAB/ArcD/ProY family transporter, whose amino-acid sequence MKKYTYNEITTFQYVCLIIGTQIGAGFLSLPSVLAQKAGSDGWMAIIIGWLFSIVSSIFLVKTAEKYPNETIYDILIRLFGKILGKAIILIFLLYCICFSWLIMINTLLYINGWFLPNTPDYIIVLIFSIPTLLVVRNGLRIIGRYAELVFYLTMWFPLLFLLPLKDGSLLHLLPLFKVGWKSIAAAELPAIYSFFGFELTFFFYPFLQKKQYAVRGIVVANTFVMLFYLIVTLCCFVFFSPDDIADFNQPVLNLLKVIEFHFLERIDLIILNVLLLIASRAWIMYMYCAVYCSSQLMKKQDHSGHVPVLLGLFIGATFFIHPTWLQFKTWQKWISYTGIGVAFIFPLLLWIYTSIYEKYIRRKFS is encoded by the coding sequence ATGAAAAAGTACACCTATAATGAAATCACTACTTTTCAATATGTTTGTTTAATAATAGGGACACAAATAGGGGCAGGCTTTCTAAGCCTTCCCAGTGTTCTTGCACAAAAGGCCGGATCAGATGGATGGATGGCAATCATCATTGGCTGGCTTTTTAGCATTGTGTCCAGTATTTTTTTGGTGAAAACGGCCGAAAAGTATCCGAATGAGACGATTTATGATATTCTAATTCGACTATTTGGCAAAATACTAGGAAAAGCAATCATTCTTATTTTTTTGCTATACTGCATCTGCTTTAGTTGGCTGATTATGATCAACACGTTGCTTTATATTAATGGGTGGTTTCTTCCCAATACTCCTGACTATATTATTGTGCTTATCTTTTCAATCCCGACATTATTAGTTGTCAGGAATGGTCTTCGCATTATTGGTCGATATGCGGAATTGGTTTTTTATCTTACGATGTGGTTTCCGCTTCTTTTTTTGCTGCCACTAAAGGATGGCAGTTTATTGCATTTACTTCCTTTGTTTAAAGTTGGCTGGAAGTCGATTGCTGCCGCTGAATTGCCGGCCATTTATTCTTTTTTTGGATTTGAGCTTACCTTTTTCTTTTATCCCTTTTTACAAAAAAAACAATATGCTGTTCGGGGGATTGTGGTTGCAAACACCTTTGTGATGCTATTCTATCTTATCGTCACTTTATGCTGTTTCGTGTTTTTTTCTCCCGATGATATTGCTGATTTTAATCAGCCTGTCCTAAATTTGCTTAAAGTGATTGAATTTCATTTTCTTGAGCGAATTGATCTGATCATATTGAATGTTTTGCTGCTTATTGCCTCAAGAGCCTGGATTATGTACATGTATTGTGCGGTCTATTGTTCGAGTCAATTAATGAAAAAACAGGATCACAGTGGACATGTTCCGGTTTTGTTAGGGTTATTTATTGGGGCCACATTTTTTATCCATCCCACATGGCTTCAATTTAAAACGTGGCAAAAATGGATTTCATATACTGGAATAGGGGTAGCTTTTATCTTTCCTCTACTATTATGGATCTACACTTCGATTTATGAGAAATACATACGGAGGAAATTCTCATGA
- a CDS encoding FtsW/RodA/SpoVE family cell cycle protein has product MMLKKEQSYITEVLKQIKSKEAKENIEAELRHHLQETKCTLIKDGLTEEEADEKATVQMGNPTKLGIELNLLHRPRIDWMMLTLLIVTFGLSYLPMLTIPSIMNGGIYTGSYYLVNKVIIILLGMSIVTGIMFLDYRKLRNFQWVFFGLAIFIFLLLVFVPTSYMHWGPKLDIGSLTIESSMALPFLYLFWAILLNNKKVNVWKVGLAFTVTFFFLQFLGSSTFLLIYVIMVFSMVVWRLRKAAGPVIGLFTFVCLLGVVPFVSTKEYWLSRIAAFVNPDQDPQGMGYMYLQVKELMQNAGLFGNRNSNKIDFLPESHTDFVFVNFTYHYGWVLAGILVLILALLLARMIVSIEKIKDPFGKTLIVGGAAIFSVQFIFNIAMTIGLLPMTAMPLPFISYGLMPTMLNSLIVGIFLSVYRRKDIVRYEASV; this is encoded by the coding sequence ATGATGCTGAAAAAGGAGCAATCCTACATAACAGAAGTACTGAAACAAATTAAATCAAAGGAAGCAAAGGAGAATATCGAAGCCGAGTTAAGGCATCATTTACAAGAGACGAAGTGCACCTTAATAAAAGACGGATTAACTGAAGAGGAAGCGGACGAGAAAGCGACTGTCCAGATGGGAAATCCCACGAAATTAGGAATCGAGCTAAACCTGCTTCACCGTCCGCGAATTGATTGGATGATGCTCACTCTTCTGATCGTGACATTTGGCTTGAGCTATCTCCCAATGCTAACAATTCCATCGATAATGAATGGTGGTATTTATACTGGCAGCTATTATCTTGTCAATAAAGTGATTATTATCCTATTAGGAATGAGTATAGTAACAGGCATTATGTTCTTAGATTATCGGAAGCTGCGAAACTTTCAATGGGTTTTCTTTGGACTTGCAATCTTTATTTTTCTATTATTAGTTTTTGTACCAACTTCATATATGCATTGGGGTCCTAAGCTTGATATCGGTTCACTTACGATTGAAAGCTCAATGGCATTGCCGTTTCTTTATCTTTTTTGGGCAATTTTATTAAATAATAAAAAAGTGAATGTCTGGAAAGTTGGATTGGCATTTACTGTAACTTTTTTCTTCCTACAATTTTTAGGTTCATCTACTTTTTTGCTTATTTATGTGATTATGGTTTTTTCGATGGTTGTGTGGAGGCTAAGAAAGGCAGCCGGACCAGTGATCGGTTTATTTACATTTGTTTGCTTACTAGGCGTTGTGCCGTTCGTTTCTACTAAGGAGTACTGGCTAAGCAGGATTGCAGCTTTCGTAAATCCAGATCAAGATCCTCAAGGTATGGGCTATATGTATTTGCAGGTGAAAGAGTTAATGCAGAATGCTGGGTTGTTTGGAAACAGAAACTCTAATAAGATTGATTTTTTACCAGAGTCACATACGGATTTTGTGTTTGTTAATTTTACTTATCATTACGGTTGGGTTTTAGCGGGCATACTTGTACTGATATTAGCATTATTACTCGCCCGTATGATTGTTAGTATAGAAAAAATCAAGGATCCCTTTGGAAAAACGCTTATTGTTGGTGGGGCAGCCATTTTTTCAGTTCAATTTATTTTCAATATTGCGATGACAATCGGTTTATTGCCAATGACGGCAATGCCGCTGCCATTTATTAGCTATGGATTAATGCCAACAATGCTAAATTCGCTTATTGTCGGGATTTTTCTCAGTGTCTATCGTCGGAAAGACATTGTCAGATACGAGGCATCAGTCTAA
- a CDS encoding PadR family transcriptional regulator, with amino-acid sequence MEERLKRLRQAMKNNTFHSLSFTEAHEKQVLKKIDNEERDEEILSAVLQLFVHEKSGYELAQLLRVRGIKSFENNEGFLYTLIHQLERKNYLHTRWDESGVKLYKLNKNGRKLLQSMEDEYVKLPPLFKVLLEGWKKYEGQL; translated from the coding sequence ATGGAAGAGCGTTTAAAACGATTACGTCAAGCAATGAAAAATAATACTTTTCACAGTCTTAGCTTCACTGAGGCACATGAAAAACAAGTTCTGAAAAAAATCGACAATGAAGAAAGGGATGAAGAAATCCTATCTGCTGTTTTACAGTTATTCGTTCATGAGAAATCGGGTTATGAGTTAGCTCAGCTTTTACGAGTGAGAGGAATAAAAAGCTTTGAAAATAATGAAGGCTTTTTGTACACGTTAATCCATCAATTAGAACGAAAAAACTACTTACATACTCGCTGGGATGAGTCTGGTGTTAAACTTTACAAGTTAAATAAAAATGGGAGAAAGCTGCTGCAGTCAATGGAGGATGAATATGTGAAATTGCCGCCTCTATTCAAGGTATTGTTAGAAGGTTGGAAGAAATATGAAGGGCAACTCTAA
- a CDS encoding sigma-70 family RNA polymerase sigma factor: MDELTVEWIAAEKPEETIQEIMNRYGQEVLQLVYSYVENKAIAEDLTQEIFIKCYRSLHTFKGQAQLKTWLWRIAINHCKDFLKSWYNRSVISTDDFSVADSVKKETVEQSVIQKDEDEMLAFAVMKLPIKYREVILLYYYEELVIKEISAILEVKENTVKTRLRKAKALLKESLEE; this comes from the coding sequence GTGGATGAATTAACGGTTGAATGGATTGCAGCCGAGAAGCCAGAAGAAACGATTCAGGAAATTATGAATCGTTATGGTCAAGAAGTCTTGCAGCTCGTCTATTCATATGTTGAAAATAAAGCGATTGCTGAAGATTTGACACAAGAGATTTTTATTAAATGCTATCGTTCGTTACATACTTTTAAAGGGCAAGCACAGTTGAAAACATGGCTATGGAGAATTGCTATTAATCATTGCAAGGATTTTTTGAAAAGCTGGTACAACCGAAGTGTGATTTCCACTGATGATTTTTCTGTGGCAGACTCAGTGAAAAAAGAAACGGTCGAGCAGTCAGTCATTCAGAAGGACGAAGATGAGATGCTAGCTTTCGCTGTGATGAAATTGCCAATAAAATATCGTGAAGTGATTCTTCTTTATTATTACGAAGAACTTGTGATTAAGGAAATTTCTGCGATTTTAGAAGTGAAGGAAAATACGGTTAAGACTCGATTGCGGAAAGCGAAAGCACTTCTGAAAGAAAGTTTGGAGGAATAA